The Prevotella sp. E9-3 genome has a window encoding:
- a CDS encoding fimbrillin family protein: MKTNYLLAVAVATVLGSCSSDELVNESAASKSDKAPIGFSVEKQNITRATNLETVNHFNFGAWAWKVNGKNSLADAEVMNNYLVGYSDETNKKGYDHNGATTWAGTAGTLIDHTSPWFYEGLGTAEYTSPAYGYAATATDYMSNNANQYLRYWDLAYANTNFYCYAPYVKNAGDDKKVTFNHTTGEMTFAANTIRDGYDETLNSAYAAFDRSLSEFMYAGVQATNADREDVVVPFKHMGAQLFIRFYEDIPGYRVELIDLGEDNGKMASSATGDLTKGIQVTPAKINGTSYELAEYNTTQGATVTFDANANATYTPSWTGSTTAKTNLMFQIPTEGKTTSADAPANLANYNGHKVIKEVVTTGTQEYSYSPTIYYAVAQPTTSETGLTFHVSYRIIAEDNQEVITVHNATVHVPYKDASDKFITVWQPNVKYTYSFKITKNSTGDTNPDEEINPVDPEVSTKKALYPIVFDGATIEDYTEVESNPTVTDGTQY; this comes from the coding sequence ATGAAAACAAATTATTTGTTAGCAGTAGCTGTTGCAACAGTGTTGGGCAGCTGTAGTAGTGATGAACTGGTCAATGAGTCGGCCGCAAGTAAGTCTGACAAGGCCCCCATTGGCTTTAGCGTAGAGAAACAGAATATTACGCGCGCTACGAATCTTGAGACTGTAAACCACTTTAACTTCGGTGCATGGGCATGGAAAGTCAACGGAAAGAACAGCCTTGCTGATGCCGAAGTGATGAACAACTATCTGGTAGGTTACTCAGATGAAACCAACAAGAAGGGTTATGATCACAACGGCGCCACCACATGGGCTGGCACCGCTGGAACACTTATCGACCACACCTCTCCTTGGTTCTATGAAGGATTGGGTACAGCAGAGTACACAAGTCCTGCTTATGGCTATGCTGCAACGGCAACTGACTACATGTCAAACAATGCCAATCAGTATCTTCGTTACTGGGACTTGGCTTATGCTAACACCAACTTCTATTGCTATGCTCCTTACGTGAAGAACGCTGGAGATGACAAGAAGGTTACCTTCAATCACACTACTGGTGAGATGACTTTCGCTGCCAACACCATCCGTGATGGCTATGACGAGACCCTAAATTCTGCTTATGCAGCATTCGACCGCTCACTCTCTGAGTTTATGTATGCTGGTGTACAGGCAACAAATGCTGATCGCGAGGACGTTGTGGTTCCTTTCAAGCACATGGGTGCTCAGCTCTTTATCCGCTTCTATGAGGATATTCCTGGCTATAGGGTTGAGTTGATTGACCTGGGCGAAGATAATGGCAAGATGGCTTCTTCTGCTACTGGTGATTTGACAAAGGGTATTCAGGTAACACCTGCTAAGATTAATGGTACCAGCTATGAATTGGCTGAGTATAACACTACACAGGGAGCTACCGTTACATTCGATGCAAATGCAAATGCCACTTACACTCCATCATGGACTGGTAGCACAACAGCTAAGACCAACTTGATGTTCCAGATTCCTACTGAAGGTAAGACTACTTCAGCTGACGCTCCTGCAAATCTGGCTAATTACAATGGTCATAAGGTGATTAAGGAGGTTGTAACTACTGGTACTCAGGAGTATAGCTATTCTCCCACCATCTACTATGCAGTAGCCCAGCCTACTACAAGTGAGACTGGTCTGACCTTCCACGTGTCTTACCGCATCATTGCTGAGGACAACCAGGAGGTAATCACCGTTCACAATGCTACCGTACACGTTCCCTACAAGGATGCCTCTGACAAGTTTATCACTGTATGGCAGCCCAACGTGAAATATACCTATTCGTTCAAGATTACCAAGAACTCAACTGGTGATACTAATCCCGATGAGGAGATTAATCCTGTAGATCCTGAAGTGAGCACTAAGAAAGCACTGTATCCCATCGTCTTTGATGGCGCTACTATCGAGGATTACACTGAAGTGGAAAGCAATCCCACTGTTACAGACGGTACACAATACTAA
- a CDS encoding fimbrillin family protein: MRIFRYILLTVTTVFAASCSSDGVLEDVNVVNDHLPMVFGTSSSAPESVVTKGSTPLEADFRVSTWKNFDKQEQLTVMSGFKVDYTASAAPYKWNYVGVNDQPQRYWDLSAFPYEFRAVSPYMDAASLDATGISIDVQLQPFRAQTLVDDVYNVESKEAEPCLVSHVNRVKEGDDYVDRDCIKKVEINADAKANAVREVHLPFHHLISKVGFRIFIDDPQPSSPDYQVTLKDVQISIVNDGNNFITSSQTYTATNAQGLGKGTFSNNATATGEFVLLSHGEYAGLNLRDNLNRETAFDLCPSYLQQIPQKNLRIRVQITMQTDHVVNGTVDESHTFAYNSLLTMDKENAAGEYFAWEPEKRYVYYLHIPNLLGHDIFLDTCEILSWDEVQTSEIPVEL, from the coding sequence ATGCGTATATTCCGTTACATTCTCTTGACTGTAACAACTGTGTTTGCTGCTTCTTGCTCTTCCGACGGCGTGTTGGAAGACGTCAATGTTGTGAACGATCATCTGCCAATGGTCTTTGGCACATCATCGTCGGCACCGGAGTCAGTTGTCACCAAAGGTTCTACTCCTTTGGAGGCAGACTTTCGTGTGAGCACCTGGAAAAATTTTGACAAGCAGGAACAGCTTACGGTGATGAGCGGATTCAAGGTAGATTACACCGCTTCTGCCGCACCCTATAAGTGGAACTACGTGGGTGTGAACGACCAGCCACAGCGCTACTGGGATCTTTCGGCTTTCCCTTATGAGTTCCGCGCCGTGTCGCCCTATATGGATGCTGCGTCTCTTGATGCTACGGGTATAAGTATAGATGTTCAGCTTCAGCCATTCAGGGCACAAACCCTTGTGGATGACGTGTATAATGTGGAGAGTAAAGAAGCTGAGCCTTGTCTGGTATCACATGTAAACCGGGTAAAAGAAGGTGATGACTATGTAGATCGTGATTGTATAAAGAAAGTTGAGATTAATGCCGATGCAAAGGCAAATGCAGTGCGTGAAGTGCATCTGCCCTTCCATCATCTGATTTCAAAAGTGGGATTCCGTATCTTTATTGATGACCCACAGCCTTCATCGCCCGACTATCAGGTGACGTTGAAGGATGTTCAAATCTCAATTGTCAATGACGGGAACAATTTCATTACGTCCAGTCAAACCTATACCGCTACCAATGCGCAAGGACTGGGCAAAGGCACTTTCTCTAACAATGCTACCGCTACTGGTGAATTTGTATTGCTGAGTCATGGCGAATATGCGGGCCTGAACCTGCGTGATAATCTGAACAGGGAAACGGCTTTCGACCTTTGTCCGTCTTATCTTCAGCAAATCCCACAGAAGAATCTCAGAATCCGTGTACAGATAACCATGCAGACCGACCATGTGGTGAATGGAACAGTGGACGAGTCGCATACTTTTGCCTACAACAGTCTGTTGACTATGGACAAGGAGAATGCAGCAGGCGAATACTTCGCATGGGAGCCTGAAAAGCGATATGTCTATTATCTGCACATACCCAATCTGCTTGGACACGATATATTCCTCGATACCTGCGAGATACTGTCGTGGGACGAGGTACAGACATCAGAAATACCTGTTGAATTATAA
- a CDS encoding fimbrillin family protein translates to MKRFFYRTLPVLALCALASCSEDASESIVSNVNNEVIDGRELIALSGDDNAVTRAAAGFTADTRVEMRIKAEAAGRNPRYTEAVATAKAIENASDLSSLEYISGKERYWDDAFGRESKLTIYAFAIPGQTSAALPQLSKEGFTVVDANTNPNWSRGDDYTTVTWSVNTEQTDETMKTDNLTYSNNISENGKGGRYSNVYNTTENKWDSKDFEDGQLVWVAKEAGSTTGKFDKGHLVFNHALAWIEINLKEGTGFNNTSNADFKWSKNKTFAGVSQNITLKGFYTSGTFDVAKGEWVNDENTQLISNDITQMNETTKSTPDAQTTRQLNAYVLPGNNLFTTESNVVEFEIDNAKYYVTGKQIAEAVRKFYENDQESAYKNFTIIEAGKHYVINLSVGKKSIDRITAAIVDWEEVNSSDAKAQNTYPTFTFDDRTARLNESGAAKFNIYRAAKTANNYIDGLTAANYDWASGYTTDGAATKEWDSENNLWKTNWFWEDNLTYYHFRAAGYDENTTGTPSVTIEANTATGDYFEIKAGEISKTGSEYKDWLWGAPFKASTGLLTYSSEYGFDNTSGDNHQIAQAIGSTTSDINMKLFHITSQIKVNVITKDEKDASRVILKKDDKLTKVEILNFLPTGTVLMGTGLVSATGNTRTTEVEMTAGTYTAGTNTAGAKVEGYTYGMVPQVLSWTGGTIGIRITTPDNNQYLVKDLSACTATVATNSLANPYTEKDDKGHDIITAWYPGFQYTYNITVKKTGIERITAAVVGWEIVEGTDIEIDLEN, encoded by the coding sequence ATGAAACGATTTTTTTACCGTACCCTGCCAGTCCTCGCACTCTGTGCACTGGCATCTTGCTCAGAGGACGCTTCTGAGTCAATAGTTTCAAATGTTAATAACGAAGTGATTGACGGCCGCGAACTGATCGCCCTTTCAGGTGATGACAATGCCGTCACTCGTGCAGCAGCTGGATTTACCGCTGACACTCGAGTAGAGATGCGTATTAAGGCTGAGGCTGCTGGCAGAAATCCTCGTTATACTGAGGCTGTTGCAACAGCAAAGGCTATCGAGAATGCTTCTGACCTGTCAAGTTTAGAATATATCTCTGGTAAGGAGCGTTATTGGGATGATGCTTTTGGTCGTGAGTCTAAGTTGACTATCTATGCTTTTGCTATTCCTGGCCAGACAAGTGCAGCACTTCCCCAATTGAGCAAAGAAGGTTTTACTGTTGTAGATGCAAATACCAATCCTAATTGGTCTAGAGGTGATGATTATACTACTGTAACATGGAGTGTAAACACGGAACAGACCGATGAGACGATGAAGACTGATAACCTTACTTATAGTAATAATATCAGTGAAAATGGTAAGGGCGGTCGTTATAGCAATGTGTATAACACTACCGAAAACAAATGGGATTCTAAAGATTTCGAGGATGGCCAACTGGTATGGGTTGCCAAAGAGGCAGGCTCAACTACCGGTAAGTTCGATAAAGGTCATTTGGTATTCAATCACGCTTTGGCTTGGATTGAGATTAATCTGAAAGAGGGAACAGGTTTTAATAACACTTCTAATGCTGACTTTAAGTGGTCAAAGAATAAAACCTTTGCGGGCGTTTCTCAGAATATCACTCTGAAAGGTTTCTACACCAGCGGCACTTTCGATGTAGCAAAAGGTGAATGGGTTAATGATGAAAATACGCAGTTGATTTCAAATGATATCACTCAGATGAACGAGACTACAAAATCAACTCCTGATGCTCAGACCACTCGTCAGCTCAATGCTTATGTGTTGCCTGGTAATAACCTTTTCACTACAGAGTCTAATGTTGTTGAATTTGAAATTGACAACGCTAAATATTATGTGACTGGCAAACAGATTGCAGAAGCCGTCCGTAAGTTCTACGAGAACGATCAAGAAAGCGCTTATAAGAATTTTACCATCATTGAAGCTGGTAAGCATTATGTTATTAACCTCTCTGTAGGTAAGAAGAGCATCGACCGAATCACCGCTGCTATTGTGGATTGGGAGGAAGTTAACTCTTCTGATGCAAAGGCTCAAAACACCTATCCTACATTTACCTTTGATGATCGTACTGCCAGACTTAATGAGAGCGGTGCAGCTAAGTTCAATATCTATCGTGCTGCCAAGACTGCTAATAACTATATCGATGGATTGACTGCGGCCAACTATGATTGGGCTAGTGGTTATACTACTGATGGCGCCGCCACCAAGGAATGGGATTCTGAAAATAATTTATGGAAAACCAACTGGTTCTGGGAGGATAATTTGACCTACTACCATTTCCGTGCTGCTGGCTATGATGAGAATACTACCGGTACGCCAAGCGTTACAATTGAAGCTAACACTGCAACTGGTGACTATTTTGAAATTAAAGCAGGCGAAATCAGCAAGACTGGCTCTGAGTATAAGGATTGGCTATGGGGTGCACCTTTCAAGGCTTCTACAGGCCTCTTGACTTATTCTTCTGAGTATGGCTTTGATAACACTTCTGGCGACAATCATCAGATTGCTCAAGCCATCGGTTCCACCACCAGCGATATTAATATGAAGCTGTTCCACATCACAAGCCAAATCAAGGTTAATGTGATTACTAAGGATGAAAAAGATGCCAGCCGTGTTATTCTGAAAAAAGATGATAAACTAACTAAAGTTGAGATTCTGAACTTCCTGCCCACGGGAACTGTGCTGATGGGTACTGGTCTTGTTTCTGCTACTGGCAATACAAGAACAACTGAAGTTGAGATGACTGCCGGAACATATACTGCAGGCACAAATACTGCAGGCGCTAAAGTTGAAGGATATACTTATGGTATGGTTCCTCAGGTGCTGAGTTGGACAGGTGGTACCATTGGTATTCGTATCACCACACCTGATAATAACCAGTATTTGGTGAAAGATTTGAGCGCTTGTACGGCTACAGTGGCAACCAACAGTCTGGCTAATCCTTATACAGAGAAGGATGATAAAGGGCATGATATCATCACTGCCTGGTATCCAGGTTTCCAATACACCTACAATATTACTGTCAAGAAGACTGGTATTGAGCGCATTACTGCCGCTGTTGTTGGTTGGGAAATCGTTGAGGGCACCGATATCGAAATCGACCTTGAAAACTAA
- a CDS encoding fimbrillin family protein yields the protein MLIKADKYIALTLGCMLTLSACSSDEELSIPDNQSKTTIDLAAGISDDAPSITRGVTRSVVTTDNTGSKPLELGTSIYMVLKSEDKENTMAAPMFTRTIAYAEGSTSGNNKLKFNTQYGRFWEDSYSRNSQLSAYAICVPNYYLEASVHEQAVKSGWVDNTKWEINNSDNYDNTWNETNGATTIEWPLRTTPVAQQTTDFVSSQDICFSNNVSAVGDGRVAFDETHKKFGSGLMTFYHALTRVTFKIKKGEGFEKDEKFEFSEAGQNIVLKKFLANGTFDIEQGEFITSSEADINELAVAATKTTDGYEYVLDGLMLPGTNLMDIEIGTVSFIINNNLYQLTKQTLYNALVKKAEEEGKPLRLNEGKMLAGVHYVFTMTVGKKKMDSFTAAVVDWETVNADVVEPSNARITMTLLDKGVQKKGAADFDLFRAGNYNDGAIDDDFTRYDWQTGYTPVENKAQLVEAIVNSGIYAAEEAQDPHTAWYWPDNKTFYHFRTVMPKTDDTWKVESAGNSDDYISLTADFADSYRDVCWGAPFETTSSKLTYDSDSRGFDGKGSGHQLSKAIGPTKSTVNMIMFHMMSDVTINLTTTEGADKVDLTNAKMDLNNIHTTGKVLMGNGLVIADNGTATVSNEKMAGSNEIPWHYGFVPQSLENVELTITTADNNLYIVNMEAVLAATVGDNIIQNPYPKSGSKYVINRWLPNYQYTYTFKLTKAGITKITASLAAWETVEAGDDNVQIR from the coding sequence ATGCTAATTAAGGCGGATAAATATATAGCACTTACTCTGGGTTGCATGCTGACACTCTCGGCATGCAGCTCAGACGAGGAGCTTTCTATTCCCGACAATCAGAGCAAAACCACTATTGATCTGGCGGCTGGCATATCTGACGATGCTCCCAGTATCACTCGTGGAGTTACCCGTAGCGTCGTAACCACTGACAATACCGGTTCCAAGCCCCTTGAATTGGGTACCAGTATCTATATGGTACTGAAGAGCGAGGACAAAGAAAATACAATGGCCGCCCCGATGTTTACGCGAACCATCGCTTATGCTGAAGGCTCCACTTCAGGCAATAATAAACTGAAATTTAATACACAATATGGTCGTTTCTGGGAGGATAGCTATTCACGCAACTCGCAGTTGTCTGCCTATGCCATTTGTGTGCCAAATTATTATCTGGAGGCTTCAGTTCACGAGCAAGCAGTTAAGTCGGGTTGGGTGGATAATACCAAATGGGAGATCAACAACTCGGACAACTACGACAATACGTGGAACGAGACTAATGGCGCCACCACCATCGAATGGCCTCTACGAACAACTCCCGTCGCACAGCAAACCACAGATTTCGTTAGCAGTCAAGATATCTGTTTCAGTAACAATGTGTCGGCAGTTGGCGATGGTCGTGTGGCATTTGATGAGACTCACAAGAAATTTGGTAGTGGTCTGATGACTTTCTATCATGCACTAACTCGTGTCACCTTTAAAATTAAGAAAGGAGAAGGCTTTGAGAAAGATGAGAAGTTCGAATTCTCTGAAGCCGGTCAGAATATCGTGCTGAAGAAGTTCCTGGCCAATGGCACCTTTGATATTGAACAGGGCGAGTTCATTACCAGCTCTGAAGCAGACATCAATGAGTTGGCTGTGGCAGCTACTAAAACCACGGATGGTTATGAATATGTGCTGGACGGACTGATGCTGCCTGGTACAAATCTGATGGATATAGAGATAGGTACCGTAAGTTTCATCATCAACAATAACTTGTACCAGCTGACAAAGCAGACGTTGTACAATGCTTTGGTGAAAAAGGCAGAAGAAGAAGGTAAACCGCTTCGCCTGAATGAAGGTAAAATGTTAGCTGGCGTGCACTATGTGTTCACCATGACCGTGGGCAAAAAGAAGATGGATAGCTTTACCGCTGCTGTGGTTGACTGGGAAACGGTGAACGCCGACGTGGTGGAACCAAGCAATGCCCGCATCACTATGACGCTGCTCGATAAGGGTGTGCAGAAGAAAGGCGCTGCCGACTTCGACCTCTTCAGAGCAGGCAACTATAACGATGGGGCCATTGATGATGACTTCACCCGTTATGACTGGCAGACTGGATATACTCCTGTGGAGAACAAGGCTCAGCTCGTAGAGGCTATAGTTAATTCGGGCATCTATGCTGCCGAAGAGGCTCAGGATCCCCATACTGCCTGGTACTGGCCAGACAACAAGACGTTCTATCATTTCCGTACGGTGATGCCGAAGACGGATGATACGTGGAAGGTAGAGAGTGCAGGGAACAGTGATGACTATATCTCGCTGACAGCTGACTTTGCCGACAGCTATCGTGATGTGTGCTGGGGTGCTCCTTTTGAGACAACTTCAAGTAAGTTGACTTACGATAGCGACAGCAGAGGTTTCGACGGTAAAGGTTCAGGCCATCAGCTCTCCAAGGCTATTGGTCCTACGAAGAGTACGGTCAATATGATTATGTTCCACATGATGAGTGATGTAACCATTAATCTGACAACTACCGAAGGTGCCGATAAGGTGGACCTGACCAACGCTAAGATGGACCTGAACAACATTCATACCACTGGAAAGGTGCTGATGGGTAACGGACTTGTTATTGCCGACAATGGTACTGCAACCGTAAGCAACGAAAAGATGGCAGGCAGCAACGAGATCCCCTGGCACTATGGATTTGTGCCGCAGTCGCTGGAGAATGTTGAACTGACCATTACTACAGCAGATAACAACCTGTATATCGTCAACATGGAAGCCGTGCTGGCTGCTACGGTAGGAGATAATATCATCCAGAATCCTTACCCCAAGTCGGGCTCGAAATATGTCATCAATCGCTGGTTGCCCAACTATCAGTACACCTATACCTTCAAACTGACCAAGGCAGGCATCACCAAGATTACGGCCAGTCTGGCTGCCTGGGAGACAGTTGAAGCCGGTGACGACAATGTTCAAATCAGATAA
- a CDS encoding fimbrillin family protein: protein MRLTHNQILKMRLTHYIYIIPLALLTACSSEDDPNNGANHSLGGQIELSAGLVEGTLQAETRAAGETYQTLKPNTAIALQVSGTWTGHTPENIVKTSIAEVEVSTSTANDLELSPALYWDDYGMADPANASSGRTQGLTIYGVAVDGEKIAPTVTDWTALSWDVKADQTAGWTHNDLLISNNIKEGTTDGTYLFDERTAGKQLAFRHAMSKITVNLKAGDGFTGGEFVANPVVELTSNEAGATINDEWAYTKGTVNVTNGVVTLVDKAVITMYQASAATSGYNVTKEALVMPGSEFKADDAIIARVQADGNIYYVTGEKIRTAINATSHATDGAYILEAGKNYIINVTVNKTSISVTATIVNWTDITAEEVSPVINVWADFGNSSSSYGDDAFSFYRSNSLDDGYSNDSSLVENGFYKEESVVSKSGTDWTMTPRLFWAHHNIHYQFRGVLPRTTTDPDNLTAPHVETAIHNAKNYQVIKVQNVAYAAGSFPSDLQIARPEIDEDATCTNDEPGHTRTNLFNGGICATEGNVNLNFRYMMAQVEVHLSTTNTSSQVNLENAVVEIVNVYNTGDVKLGDREVIPTGSLSSYTLATVSGAGNENMRLSAIVPQQLTYTAAQASTNVRFRITLANGDVYYADVAPIKKTGTAVLVAPNGKWESGVHYVYHLKLSKTEITVSATLDDWSTVKAEEDVWF, encoded by the coding sequence ATGAGGCTTACACATAATCAGATATTGAAGATGAGGCTTACACATTATATATATATTATTCCTCTGGCTCTTCTTACTGCTTGTAGTAGCGAAGATGATCCCAACAACGGCGCCAATCACTCTTTAGGTGGACAGATAGAACTGTCGGCAGGACTTGTTGAAGGAACTCTTCAGGCGGAGACACGAGCTGCCGGTGAAACTTATCAGACTCTTAAGCCCAATACTGCTATTGCTTTGCAAGTGAGTGGTACATGGACAGGACATACTCCTGAGAATATAGTGAAAACCAGTATTGCCGAAGTGGAAGTCTCTACATCTACTGCCAATGATCTGGAGCTGAGTCCTGCTCTCTATTGGGATGATTACGGAATGGCAGATCCGGCAAACGCATCTTCAGGACGTACTCAAGGCTTGACTATCTATGGCGTTGCTGTGGATGGAGAGAAAATAGCTCCTACGGTTACTGACTGGACAGCACTCAGTTGGGACGTGAAGGCCGATCAAACAGCAGGATGGACTCATAACGACTTGCTGATATCGAACAATATTAAGGAAGGTACTACCGATGGCACTTATCTGTTTGATGAACGCACAGCTGGCAAGCAGCTTGCTTTCCGCCATGCTATGAGTAAAATAACGGTGAACTTGAAGGCTGGTGATGGATTCACTGGTGGTGAATTTGTTGCTAATCCTGTCGTTGAACTGACCAGTAATGAGGCAGGGGCAACCATCAACGATGAGTGGGCCTATACCAAAGGAACTGTAAATGTGACCAATGGCGTTGTGACTTTGGTTGACAAGGCCGTCATCACTATGTATCAGGCATCTGCTGCTACATCAGGCTATAATGTTACAAAAGAGGCATTGGTGATGCCCGGAAGTGAATTTAAGGCAGACGATGCTATCATAGCCCGTGTTCAGGCAGATGGCAATATCTATTATGTGACAGGCGAGAAGATTCGTACGGCTATAAATGCTACCAGCCATGCAACGGATGGAGCTTATATATTAGAGGCCGGAAAAAATTATATTATTAATGTAACTGTCAATAAGACAAGTATCTCTGTTACGGCTACTATTGTGAACTGGACAGATATTACAGCAGAGGAAGTTTCACCTGTCATCAATGTCTGGGCTGATTTCGGTAATAGCTCAAGTTCCTATGGTGATGATGCGTTCAGCTTCTATCGCAGTAATTCATTGGATGATGGGTATAGTAATGACTCGTCATTGGTTGAGAATGGTTTCTATAAGGAAGAAAGTGTGGTCAGTAAATCAGGCACCGATTGGACGATGACTCCTCGGTTGTTCTGGGCTCATCATAATATTCACTATCAGTTCCGTGGGGTATTGCCTCGTACAACCACCGATCCCGACAACCTAACAGCTCCTCATGTAGAGACGGCTATCCACAATGCGAAGAACTATCAGGTGATAAAAGTGCAGAATGTCGCTTATGCTGCAGGCTCCTTCCCCTCTGATTTGCAGATTGCCCGCCCCGAGATTGATGAGGATGCAACGTGCACCAATGATGAACCCGGTCACACAAGGACAAACCTTTTCAATGGTGGCATCTGTGCAACCGAGGGAAATGTAAACCTGAACTTCCGTTATATGATGGCCCAGGTAGAGGTGCACTTGTCAACGACAAATACCAGTAGCCAGGTCAATTTGGAAAATGCTGTCGTCGAAATTGTAAACGTCTATAATACCGGCGATGTGAAACTGGGTGACAGAGAAGTTATTCCCACAGGTTCTCTTTCTTCTTACACACTGGCTACTGTTAGTGGAGCCGGCAATGAGAACATGCGTCTAAGTGCAATTGTACCACAACAATTGACCTATACAGCAGCACAGGCTTCTACAAATGTCCGTTTCCGTATCACATTGGCTAATGGCGATGTGTATTATGCTGATGTGGCACCCATCAAAAAAACAGGTACTGCCGTTCTTGTGGCTCCTAACGGGAAATGGGAATCGGGTGTCCATTATGTGTATCATCTGAAACTCTCAAAAACAGAGATTACAGTATCGGCGACCTTGGATGACTGGTCCACGGTCAAAGCTGAAGAGGATGTGTGGTTCTAA